In Desulfuromonas acetexigens, the following proteins share a genomic window:
- a CDS encoding DUF4388 domain-containing protein, with amino-acid sequence MSLVGNLEDLGLGDILQIVSLSQKSGVLTLRSRNREGKVIFLNGKVVQASSSVFPESFGDFLMRRGVIDFETFKGALALRKSLNPQIPLETVLFQNFGISPNALQEALRARIEAIVYSFFGWSDGTFAFELGEVEEWAESGAEGERQILQQGLNTQFLAIEGSRMIDERRHRDLHEPSPVPLRPPGESPSVFGPEQREASVYDFASDLLKEIGEGDAVAASSKSLRSGALKQLQGMVQELNNAALGGGILLLVLRFASEFMNRAVIFMVKEKEIVGLGQFGIEFEDELADARIRKIKIPVDEPSIFTEVLFEKVSRKLALEDCLWDNYLKDALGGAEPEEVFVGPLLSEGRVVAILYGDNLPQALSVGETEALEIFLMHAGLTMEKNLLERRLRDQTP; translated from the coding sequence ATGAGCCTTGTTGGAAATCTCGAAGATCTGGGGTTGGGAGACATTCTCCAGATCGTCAGTCTCAGTCAAAAATCCGGGGTGCTGACCCTGCGCAGCCGCAATCGGGAAGGAAAGGTCATTTTCCTCAACGGTAAAGTAGTGCAGGCGAGTTCCAGTGTCTTTCCCGAATCCTTCGGCGATTTTCTCATGCGTCGGGGAGTTATTGATTTTGAAACCTTCAAGGGGGCGTTGGCGCTGCGCAAGAGCCTGAACCCGCAAATCCCTTTGGAAACGGTTCTTTTTCAGAATTTCGGTATTTCTCCCAATGCCCTGCAAGAGGCGCTGCGGGCACGAATCGAAGCGATCGTCTACAGTTTCTTCGGCTGGTCGGACGGTACCTTTGCCTTCGAGCTGGGCGAAGTCGAAGAATGGGCAGAGTCGGGCGCTGAGGGAGAGCGGCAGATCCTCCAGCAAGGACTCAACACCCAGTTTCTGGCGATCGAAGGCAGTCGCATGATCGACGAACGCCGGCACCGCGACCTCCATGAACCATCGCCGGTCCCGTTACGTCCACCCGGGGAGTCGCCGTCGGTTTTTGGTCCGGAACAGCGGGAGGCTTCGGTTTACGATTTCGCCTCAGACCTGCTCAAGGAAATCGGTGAAGGGGACGCCGTTGCCGCTTCGTCGAAGAGCCTCCGTTCCGGAGCGTTGAAACAGCTGCAGGGCATGGTTCAGGAATTGAACAACGCCGCCTTGGGCGGGGGAATCCTCCTGCTGGTTTTACGCTTTGCCAGCGAATTCATGAATCGTGCCGTGATCTTCATGGTCAAGGAGAAAGAGATTGTCGGTCTCGGACAGTTTGGTATAGAGTTCGAGGATGAATTGGCCGACGCGCGGATCCGGAAAATCAAGATTCCCGTGGATGAACCGTCGATTTTCACTGAAGTTCTCTTCGAAAAGGTTTCTCGCAAACTCGCCTTGGAAGATTGCCTCTGGGATAATTACCTGAAAGATGCCTTAGGAGGCGCTGAACCTGAAGAGGTCTTTGTCGGTCCGCTGCTCAGTGAGGGGCGGGTGGTGGCCATCCTTTATGGTGACAACCTGCCGCAAGCCCTCTCCGTGGGGGAGACCGAAGCCCTGGAAATTTTTCTCATGCATGCTGGGCTGACCATGGAAAAAAATCTTTTAGAGCGCCGCCTTCGCGACCAAACTCCATAG
- the der gene encoding ribosome biogenesis GTPase Der, giving the protein MSLVAIVGRPNVGKSTLFNRILGQRKALVEDFPGVTRDRHYADVTRYDKPFTLIDTGGFEPVSEDRLLVQMREQSQLAVEEADIILFVMDGREGLTPADHEVCGMLRRVEKPVLYVVNKVDSDKLEDLAGEFYALGVGELHTISAEHGRGVPDLVDALLDHLPAAPSDAEAEREIRLAVIGRPNVGKSSMVNRLLGYERVVANPQAGTTRDSVDTPFTYNRQRYVLIDTAGIRRKGKVSQKLEKFSVIQALKSMERAHVVLMVIDAVEGVTEQDLTVAGYAYEKGRGIILVVNKWDAVAKDQSTMKRYQEELERTFKFLSFAPVIFVSALTGQRVAKIMSEVEKVAAEFDRRIPTAMLNKVLAEAERSHQPPVFHGKRLKFFYMTQVETRPPTFVVFVNKAEGVHFSYQRYLANQLREAFGFSGVPIRIHYRDRERDRKD; this is encoded by the coding sequence ATGTCCCTGGTCGCTATTGTGGGTCGCCCGAATGTCGGCAAGTCGACCCTTTTCAACCGCATTCTCGGTCAGCGCAAGGCGTTGGTAGAGGATTTTCCAGGCGTTACGCGAGATCGTCATTACGCTGACGTGACCCGCTACGACAAACCCTTTACCCTCATCGATACCGGCGGTTTCGAGCCAGTCAGTGAGGACCGTCTGCTGGTACAGATGCGCGAGCAGTCTCAGCTGGCGGTAGAAGAAGCCGATATCATCCTCTTTGTCATGGATGGGCGCGAGGGGTTGACCCCCGCCGATCACGAAGTTTGCGGCATGTTGCGCCGTGTGGAGAAACCGGTCCTCTACGTGGTCAATAAGGTCGATAGCGACAAACTTGAGGATCTCGCCGGCGAATTTTACGCCCTGGGTGTGGGCGAGCTGCACACGATTTCCGCCGAGCATGGGCGGGGCGTTCCGGATTTGGTTGACGCCCTGTTGGACCATCTCCCCGCGGCTCCAAGCGATGCCGAAGCCGAGAGGGAAATCCGCCTGGCGGTGATCGGTCGTCCCAATGTCGGGAAGTCATCCATGGTCAACCGACTGCTCGGCTATGAGCGGGTGGTGGCCAATCCCCAGGCCGGAACGACTCGGGACAGTGTCGATACCCCCTTCACCTATAACCGGCAACGCTATGTGCTGATCGACACGGCGGGCATTCGACGCAAGGGCAAGGTCAGTCAAAAGCTGGAAAAATTCAGTGTGATCCAGGCCTTGAAAAGCATGGAACGGGCGCACGTCGTGCTCATGGTGATCGATGCTGTCGAGGGGGTAACCGAGCAGGATCTTACGGTCGCCGGCTATGCCTACGAGAAGGGACGTGGCATCATCCTGGTGGTGAACAAGTGGGATGCGGTCGCCAAGGACCAGTCCACCATGAAACGCTATCAGGAGGAGTTGGAGCGGACCTTCAAGTTTTTGAGTTTCGCCCCGGTCATTTTTGTCTCAGCCTTGACCGGACAGCGAGTGGCGAAGATCATGTCAGAGGTGGAAAAAGTCGCGGCCGAGTTTGATCGGCGCATTCCCACGGCCATGCTCAATAAGGTTCTGGCCGAGGCGGAACGCAGTCATCAGCCCCCCGTCTTTCACGGCAAGCGCCTCAAGTTTTTCTATATGACCCAGGTCGAAACCCGCCCTCCAACCTTCGTCGTCTTCGTCAACAAGGCCGAAGGGGTGCATTTTTCCTATCAGCGCTACCTCGCCAACCAGTTGCGGGAGGCCTTCGGCTTTTCCGGGGTTCCCATCCGCATTCATTACCGTGACCGGGAACGAGACCGTAAGGATTAA
- the era gene encoding GTPase Era, whose translation MTESNTPFRSGFISIIGRPNVGKSTLLNRILGTKIAITANKPQTTRNRILGIHNMPGAQLLFIDTPGIHRATGKLNRFMVDQALSACSGVDLILYVVEVKDRPGPGDDFILDVLRQSQLPVILLINKIDQLPKERQLELMSAFAERFPFREIVPVSGQSGENVDYLLNLLPRYLKEGPPYYAEDMITDLPERFIVAEMIREQVLKQTHDEIPYRVATLVERFEEKPEKNLVVIQAVIIVDRDTHKGILVGKQGATIRAIGKAARIDIERLLDARVFLELFVKVQKNWTESERMLKEFGY comes from the coding sequence TTGACTGAATCAAACACCCCTTTTCGATCTGGATTCATTTCCATCATCGGTCGACCCAACGTCGGCAAGTCGACGCTGCTCAACCGCATTCTCGGCACGAAAATCGCTATAACCGCCAACAAGCCCCAGACTACCCGTAACCGTATCCTCGGCATTCACAACATGCCCGGTGCGCAGTTGCTCTTTATCGACACCCCGGGCATCCATCGCGCCACCGGTAAACTTAACCGGTTCATGGTCGATCAGGCCCTGAGCGCCTGCTCCGGCGTCGATCTGATTCTTTATGTTGTTGAAGTCAAGGATCGCCCCGGCCCCGGTGACGATTTCATTCTCGATGTCCTGCGCCAGTCACAGTTGCCGGTGATCCTGCTCATCAACAAGATCGACCAGTTGCCCAAGGAGCGGCAGCTGGAGCTGATGTCCGCCTTTGCCGAGCGGTTCCCTTTCCGGGAGATCGTCCCCGTTTCCGGCCAGAGCGGGGAGAATGTCGACTATCTGTTGAACCTGCTCCCGCGCTATCTGAAGGAGGGGCCGCCCTACTACGCCGAAGATATGATCACCGACCTGCCCGAGCGCTTCATCGTCGCCGAGATGATCCGCGAGCAGGTGCTGAAGCAGACCCACGACGAAATCCCTTACCGGGTCGCGACTCTGGTGGAGCGGTTCGAAGAGAAGCCGGAAAAAAATTTGGTGGTGATTCAAGCGGTCATTATTGTCGATCGCGATACCCACAAGGGCATTCTGGTCGGCAAGCAGGGGGCGACGATCCGCGCCATTGGCAAAGCGGCCCGGATCGATATCGAGCGTCTGCTCGATGCCCGCGTCTTTTTGGAGCTCTTCGTTAAAGTCCAGAAAAACTGGACTGAATCGGAGCGTATGCTCAAAGAATTCGGTTATTGA
- a CDS encoding response regulator: MAKKILVTEDSSTMRALIGSTIAAIGDYEIVEAANGFEALRILPREKVDMVLTDINMPDINGLELVSFIRGNANYKDLPLVIISTEGSERDRLKGLDLGADAYLVKPFAPEELQQLILKFLG, from the coding sequence GTGGCGAAAAAAATTCTGGTAACTGAAGACTCTTCCACTATGCGGGCGCTGATCGGCTCGACCATCGCTGCTATTGGTGACTATGAAATCGTCGAAGCTGCCAATGGTTTCGAGGCGTTGCGCATTCTCCCCCGGGAAAAGGTGGATATGGTCCTCACCGACATCAATATGCCCGATATCAACGGACTGGAACTGGTCAGTTTCATCCGCGGCAACGCCAATTATAAGGATCTACCGTTGGTGATCATCAGCACCGAAGGGAGCGAAAGGGATCGTCTCAAAGGGCTCGACCTTGGCGCCGACGCCTATCTGGTCAAGCCTTTCGCTCCGGAAGAACTGCAGCAATTGATTCTAAAATTTCTCGGCTAG
- a CDS encoding elongator complex protein 3, with translation MRIYPFFIPHAGCPHRCSFCRQSQVSGRLSPPDPSTIATQLEEMLTGQGGGEVAFYGGSFTSLPVEVQDAYLNGAAPSLAAGRIDGIRVSARPDALGEKEVSFLQERGVTTVEVGVQSFSPEVLRRAERGHDSEAVSQAVFVLRRAGLKIGLQLMPGLPGGDRAEALRSLDAALALKPDFLRVYPTVVLRGTTLAEEYLAGRYQPLSLATAVELCAEMAWRCRARKVPVIRWGLHNQPELTADGAMLSGPWHPAFGQLVRAHLWLRALIALAAKGDREVSVPVAEFSDAQGHRRDNLCSLRERYPDFALRADPDLAPHTLRCAAGQVSLWSLSAYSQRSWSFD, from the coding sequence TTGCGCATCTATCCTTTCTTCATCCCCCATGCCGGGTGCCCCCATCGTTGCAGCTTCTGCCGCCAGAGCCAGGTCAGCGGTCGGCTCTCCCCCCCGGATCCTTCAACCATCGCCACGCAACTGGAAGAGATGCTCACCGGTCAGGGCGGGGGAGAGGTCGCTTTTTATGGAGGATCCTTTACCTCGCTGCCGGTAGAAGTTCAGGACGCCTACCTCAATGGCGCGGCGCCGAGCCTTGCCGCCGGTCGGATAGACGGCATTCGCGTTTCGGCTCGCCCGGATGCCCTCGGCGAAAAAGAGGTTTCTTTTTTGCAAGAGCGAGGCGTGACCACCGTCGAGGTGGGCGTTCAGTCCTTTTCGCCGGAAGTCCTGCGTCGCGCCGAACGGGGGCATGATTCCGAGGCGGTTTCCCAGGCCGTCTTCGTTCTGCGCCGCGCCGGTTTGAAAATTGGCCTGCAACTGATGCCGGGTCTGCCTGGCGGCGATCGCGCCGAGGCCTTGCGTTCCCTGGATGCCGCCTTGGCCCTGAAGCCGGATTTTTTGCGAGTCTATCCGACGGTGGTGTTGCGTGGCACGACCCTGGCTGAAGAGTATCTCGCCGGGCGCTACCAGCCTCTGAGTCTTGCCACTGCGGTGGAGCTTTGCGCCGAAATGGCCTGGCGCTGCCGGGCGCGTAAGGTGCCGGTCATCCGCTGGGGGCTGCATAACCAGCCGGAGTTGACGGCCGACGGAGCCATGCTCTCCGGCCCCTGGCATCCGGCCTTCGGGCAACTGGTACGCGCCCATCTCTGGCTGCGGGCGCTGATTGCCCTCGCCGCCAAGGGCGATCGCGAGGTTTCGGTGCCCGTTGCCGAGTTCAGCGACGCCCAGGGGCACCGGCGAGACAATCTTTGTTCCTTGCGAGAGCGCTATCCCGACTTTGCCCTTCGTGCCGACCCCGATCTTGCACCCCACACCCTGCGCTGCGCCGCCGGCCAGGTTTCGTTGTGGTCCCTTTCCGCCTATTCCCAGAGGAGCTGGTCATTTGACTGA